The following coding sequences are from one Burkholderia stabilis window:
- the kdgD gene encoding 5-dehydro-4-deoxyglucarate dehydratase: MTSPQELKQIISHGLLSFPLTDFDADGSFRPSTYAERLEWLAPYGASALFAAGGTGEFFSLTQREYSDVIRVATETCKGKVPILAGAGGATRVAIEYAQEAERLGASGVLLMPHYLTEASQEGIAEHVEQVCRALKIGVVVYNRANSKLNADMLERLADRCPNLIGFKDGVGEIESMVTIRRRLGDRFAYLGGLPTAEVYAAAYKALGVPVYSSAVFNFIPKTAMEFYEAIAKDDHATVGRLIDDFFLPYLKIRNRRAGYAVSIVKAGAKLVGHDAGPVRAPLIDLTEAEAAELDVLIKKMGPQ; this comes from the coding sequence ATGACCTCACCGCAAGAACTCAAACAGATCATTTCCCACGGCCTGCTGTCGTTTCCGCTGACCGACTTCGACGCCGATGGCAGCTTCCGCCCGAGCACTTATGCCGAGCGGCTGGAATGGCTCGCGCCGTATGGCGCGAGCGCGCTGTTCGCGGCGGGCGGCACCGGCGAATTCTTCTCGCTCACGCAGCGCGAGTATTCGGACGTGATCCGCGTCGCGACGGAAACCTGCAAGGGCAAGGTGCCGATCCTCGCCGGCGCGGGCGGCGCGACGCGCGTCGCGATCGAATATGCGCAGGAAGCCGAGCGTCTCGGCGCGAGCGGCGTGCTGCTGATGCCGCACTACCTGACCGAAGCGAGCCAGGAAGGGATCGCCGAGCACGTCGAGCAGGTGTGCCGCGCACTGAAGATCGGCGTCGTGGTGTACAACCGCGCGAATTCGAAGCTGAACGCCGACATGCTCGAGCGCCTTGCCGATCGCTGCCCGAACCTGATCGGCTTCAAGGACGGCGTCGGCGAAATCGAAAGCATGGTGACGATCCGCCGCCGTCTCGGCGACCGCTTCGCGTACCTCGGCGGCCTGCCGACGGCCGAAGTCTATGCCGCCGCGTACAAGGCGCTCGGCGTGCCGGTGTATTCGTCGGCCGTGTTCAACTTCATCCCGAAGACGGCGATGGAATTCTACGAAGCGATCGCGAAGGACGACCACGCAACGGTCGGCCGCCTGATCGACGATTTCTTCCTGCCGTACCTGAAGATCCGCAATCGCCGCGCAGGTTATGCCGTCAGCATCGTGAAGGCGGGCGCGAAGCTCGTCGGCCACGACGCGGGCCCCGTGCGCGCGCCGCTGATCGACCTCACCGAGGCTGAAGCGGCAGAGCTCGACGTGCTGATCAAGAAGATGGGCCCGCAGTAA
- a CDS encoding branched-chain amino acid ABC transporter substrate-binding protein, producing the protein MRSRYLLLALAPLVLAVPAFGADTVVVGFAGALTGAQAHFGEDSARGIRLAIDEINAGHPSVGGHPVTFALDAQDDQADPKVATTVAQRFVDTHVSAVIGHQNSGTSIAVARLYATASIAELTPSATNPAFTRLGYRTTFRLLANDDFLGQAVARYAVEHLHARRVGVVDDRTAYGQGIADVFVGGLGKAGVAVVAREYTTDKAFDFGAPLTLLKGHAPDAIFFGGMDTQGGPMLKQMKKLQIAAPLLGGDGLCTQEIMKLAGDALDGNLVCADGGRSLATMPGGLAFAARFRQKYGAPVQLYAPYAYDAMMAVYRAVMLAQSTDPAKIVEALHRVDFQGVTGRIAFDANGELRNPAATISTFKGGNKVTLSEVVK; encoded by the coding sequence ATGCGTTCCCGATATCTGCTGCTGGCGCTTGCGCCGCTTGTGCTGGCCGTTCCCGCGTTCGGCGCGGATACGGTCGTCGTGGGTTTTGCCGGCGCGCTCACGGGCGCGCAGGCCCATTTCGGCGAGGACAGCGCGCGCGGCATCCGGCTCGCGATCGACGAAATCAACGCCGGCCATCCGAGCGTCGGCGGGCATCCCGTGACGTTTGCGCTCGACGCGCAGGACGACCAGGCGGACCCGAAGGTCGCGACGACGGTCGCGCAGCGTTTCGTCGATACGCACGTGAGCGCGGTGATCGGCCACCAGAATTCGGGGACGTCGATCGCCGTCGCGCGGCTCTATGCGACGGCGAGCATCGCGGAGCTGACGCCGTCGGCCACCAATCCGGCGTTCACGCGCCTCGGCTATCGCACCACGTTCCGCCTGCTCGCGAACGACGACTTCCTCGGCCAGGCCGTCGCCCGCTATGCGGTCGAGCACCTGCATGCGCGCCGCGTGGGTGTCGTCGACGATCGCACGGCCTACGGGCAGGGCATCGCGGACGTGTTCGTCGGCGGGCTCGGCAAGGCGGGTGTCGCCGTCGTCGCGCGCGAATACACGACCGACAAGGCGTTCGACTTCGGCGCGCCGCTGACGCTGCTCAAGGGCCACGCGCCCGACGCGATCTTCTTCGGCGGCATGGACACGCAGGGCGGGCCGATGCTCAAGCAGATGAAGAAGCTGCAGATCGCTGCGCCGCTGCTCGGCGGCGACGGGCTGTGCACGCAGGAGATCATGAAGCTCGCCGGGGACGCGCTCGACGGCAATCTCGTGTGCGCGGACGGCGGCCGAAGCCTCGCGACGATGCCGGGCGGCCTCGCGTTTGCGGCGCGCTTCAGGCAGAAATACGGCGCGCCCGTGCAGCTCTACGCGCCGTATGCGTACGACGCGATGATGGCCGTCTATCGCGCGGTGATGCTCGCGCAGTCGACCGATCCCGCGAAGATCGTCGAGGCGCTGCATCGTGTGGATTTCCAGGGTGTGACCGGTCGGATCGCGTTCGATGCGAACGGCGAACTGCGCAATCCGGCCGCAACGATTTCGACCTTCAAGGGAGGCAACAAGGTGACTTTGTCGGAGGTGGTCAAATGA
- a CDS encoding aldehyde dehydrogenase (NADP(+)): MQLTGEMLIGAEAVAGSAGTLRAFDPSKGAPIEAPAFGVATPADVDRACELARDAFDAYRAQPLAARAAFLDAIADEIVALGDALIERAHAETGLPVARLQGERGRTVGQLRLFARVVRDGRFLAASIDPAQPARTPLPRADLRLQKIGLGPVVVFGASNFPLAFSVAGGDTASALAAGCPVIVKAHEAHLGTSELVGRAIRAAVAKSGMPVGVFSLLIGPGRVIGAALVSHPSIQAVGFTGSRQGGMALVQLANARPQPIPVYAEMSSINPVVLFPAALAARGDAIATGFVDSLTLGVGQFCTNPGLVLAIDGPDLDRFEAVAAQALAKKPAGVMLTRGIADAYRNGRGKLAELPGVHEIGAGEAAQTECQAGGVLYEVGAQAFLTEPAFSHEVFGPASLIVRCRDLDEVARVLDALEGQLTATLQMDADDKPLARRLLPILERKAGRLLVNGYPTGVEVCDAMVHGGPFPATSNPAVTSVGATAIERFLRPVCYQDFPDDLLPEGLQDSNPLAIPRLRDGKGE, from the coding sequence ATGCAACTGACAGGAGAGATGCTGATCGGCGCCGAAGCGGTGGCCGGCTCGGCCGGTACCTTGCGCGCGTTCGACCCGTCGAAAGGCGCGCCGATCGAGGCGCCGGCATTCGGCGTCGCGACGCCGGCCGACGTCGATCGCGCGTGCGAACTCGCGCGCGACGCATTCGATGCGTACCGCGCGCAGCCGCTCGCGGCGCGCGCGGCGTTTCTCGACGCGATCGCGGACGAGATCGTCGCGCTCGGCGACGCGCTGATCGAGCGCGCACACGCCGAAACGGGCCTGCCCGTCGCACGGCTGCAGGGTGAGCGCGGCCGCACCGTCGGCCAGCTCCGGCTGTTCGCGCGCGTCGTGCGCGACGGGCGTTTCCTCGCCGCGTCGATCGATCCCGCGCAGCCCGCGCGCACGCCGCTGCCGCGCGCGGACCTGCGGCTGCAGAAGATCGGGCTCGGGCCCGTCGTCGTGTTCGGCGCGAGCAATTTCCCGCTCGCGTTCTCGGTGGCCGGCGGCGATACGGCGTCGGCGCTCGCGGCCGGCTGCCCGGTGATCGTGAAGGCGCACGAGGCGCACCTCGGCACGTCCGAGCTGGTCGGCCGCGCGATCCGCGCCGCCGTCGCGAAATCCGGGATGCCGGTCGGCGTGTTTTCGCTGCTGATCGGCCCCGGCCGTGTGATCGGCGCGGCGCTCGTCAGCCATCCGTCGATCCAGGCCGTCGGCTTCACGGGTTCGCGGCAAGGCGGGATGGCGCTCGTGCAGCTCGCGAACGCGCGCCCGCAGCCGATTCCCGTTTATGCGGAAATGAGCAGCATCAACCCGGTCGTGCTGTTCCCGGCCGCGCTCGCCGCGCGCGGCGACGCGATCGCGACGGGCTTCGTCGATTCGCTGACGCTCGGCGTCGGCCAGTTCTGCACGAACCCGGGCCTCGTGCTCGCGATCGACGGCCCCGATCTCGACCGCTTCGAAGCCGTCGCCGCCCAGGCGCTCGCGAAGAAGCCGGCCGGCGTGATGCTCACGCGCGGCATCGCCGATGCGTATCGCAACGGCCGCGGCAAGCTGGCCGAATTGCCGGGCGTGCACGAAATCGGCGCGGGCGAGGCCGCGCAGACCGAATGCCAGGCGGGCGGCGTGCTGTATGAAGTCGGCGCACAGGCGTTCCTGACGGAGCCGGCGTTCAGCCACGAGGTGTTCGGGCCGGCGTCGCTGATCGTGCGCTGTCGCGATCTCGACGAAGTCGCACGCGTGCTCGACGCGCTCGAAGGCCAGCTCACGGCCACGCTGCAGATGGATGCCGACGACAAGCCGCTCGCGCGCCGGCTGCTGCCGATCCTCGAACGCAAGGCCGGGCGCCTGCTCGTCAATGGTTACCCGACCGGCGTCGAGGTGTGCGATGCGATGGTGCACGGCGGGCCGTTCCCCGCGACGTCGAACCCGGCCGTCACGTCGGTCGGCGCGACGGCGATCGAGCGTTTCCTGCGGCCCGTGTGCTACCAGGATTTTCCGGATGATCTGCTGCCCGAAGGGTTGCAGGACAGCAATCCGCTCGCGATTCCGCGCTTGCGGGACGGGAAGGGCGAGTGA
- the garD gene encoding galactarate dehydratase, with protein MTASPLYIRVHPDDNVAIVVNDGGLPEGATFADGLTLREGVPQGHKVALADLAAGDPIVRYNVVIGYALADLPRGSWVNERTMRMPEPPGLDDLPLATRVAPQLQPLEGYTFEGFRNADGSVGTRNILAITTTVQCVSGVVEHAVKRIKDELLPRYPNVDDVVGLEHTYGCGVAIDAPDADIPIRTLRNISLNPNFGGEVMTVSLGCEKLQPERLLPPGTIPVTADGAADNGGVVCLQDAAHVGFNSMIDSIMAMAESHLERLNRRRRETCPASDLVVGVQCGGSDAFSGLTANPAVGFAADLLVRAGATIMFSEVTEVRDGVAQLTSRAANEDVAREIIREMDWYDRYLQRGRVDRSANTTPGNKKGGLSNIVEKAMGSIVKSGSAPIAGVVRPGDRARQKGLLYAATPASDFICGTLQLAAGMNLHIFTTGRGTPYGLAQVPVIKVATRSDLARRWHDLMDLDAGQIATGAATIEDVGWELFRLMLDVASGKRRTWAEQWKLANALTLFNPAPVT; from the coding sequence ATGACAGCTTCCCCTCTCTACATCCGCGTGCATCCGGACGACAACGTCGCGATCGTCGTCAACGACGGCGGCTTGCCCGAAGGCGCGACGTTTGCCGACGGGCTGACGCTGCGCGAAGGCGTGCCGCAGGGGCACAAGGTCGCGCTCGCCGATCTCGCGGCCGGCGACCCGATCGTCCGCTACAACGTGGTGATCGGCTATGCGCTGGCCGACCTGCCGCGCGGCAGCTGGGTCAACGAGCGCACGATGCGCATGCCCGAGCCGCCGGGGCTCGACGACCTGCCGCTCGCGACGCGCGTCGCGCCGCAGTTGCAGCCACTCGAAGGCTATACGTTCGAGGGCTTCCGCAACGCGGACGGCTCGGTCGGCACGCGCAACATCCTCGCGATCACGACGACCGTGCAGTGCGTGTCGGGCGTCGTCGAGCACGCGGTGAAGCGGATCAAGGACGAACTGCTGCCACGCTATCCGAACGTCGACGACGTGGTCGGGCTCGAGCATACGTACGGCTGCGGCGTCGCGATCGACGCGCCCGACGCCGACATCCCGATCCGCACGCTGCGCAACATCAGCCTGAACCCGAACTTCGGCGGCGAGGTGATGACGGTCAGCCTCGGCTGCGAGAAGCTGCAGCCCGAGCGCCTGCTGCCGCCCGGCACGATTCCGGTGACCGCCGACGGCGCGGCCGACAACGGCGGCGTCGTGTGCCTGCAGGACGCCGCGCACGTCGGCTTCAATTCGATGATCGACTCGATCATGGCGATGGCCGAATCGCATCTCGAGCGGCTGAACCGCCGCCGCCGCGAGACGTGCCCGGCGTCGGATCTCGTCGTCGGCGTGCAGTGCGGCGGCAGCGACGCGTTCTCGGGGCTCACCGCGAACCCGGCCGTCGGTTTCGCGGCCGATCTGCTCGTGCGCGCGGGCGCGACGATCATGTTCTCCGAGGTGACCGAAGTGCGCGACGGCGTCGCGCAGCTCACGTCGCGCGCGGCGAACGAGGACGTCGCACGCGAGATCATTCGCGAGATGGACTGGTACGACCGTTACCTGCAGCGCGGCCGCGTCGACCGCAGCGCGAACACGACGCCCGGCAACAAGAAGGGCGGCCTGTCGAACATCGTCGAGAAGGCGATGGGCTCGATCGTGAAGTCGGGCAGTGCGCCGATCGCCGGCGTCGTGCGCCCCGGCGATCGTGCGCGGCAGAAGGGGCTGCTGTACGCGGCGACGCCCGCGAGCGACTTCATCTGCGGCACGCTGCAGCTCGCGGCGGGGATGAACCTGCACATCTTCACGACCGGGCGCGGCACGCCGTACGGCCTCGCGCAGGTGCCGGTCATCAAGGTCGCGACGCGCAGCGATCTCGCGCGCCGCTGGCACGACCTGATGGATCTCGACGCGGGGCAGATCGCGACCGGCGCGGCCACGATCGAGGACGTGGGCTGGGAACTGTTCCGGCTGATGCTCGACGTCGCGAGCGGCAAGCGCCGCACGTGGGCCGAGCAATGGAAACTCGCGAATGCGCTGACGCTGTTCAATCCGGCGCCGGTGACCTGA
- a CDS encoding aminotransferase class IV, whose product MNMRILPVGTVSLRDVARPVGNVAAPAVREAAAALGAALRAFRDEHGFGRAVAAPQIGIGQRMIALALDGWPDVIVNPEIVWRSDARMTLWDDCMCFPDLLVRVERHASVSVRYTTLDGAPHQHDALSPDVSELMQHEIDHLDGKLSFDRAAGPNAVVHRSVFDADRASFAAQVDYVPNVSGAPHMAPHGVPPVAAPAFPPGAAYMNGRFIPIADARVSVLDWGFLHSDVTYDTVHVWNGRFFRLDLHIARFRRSLAKLRLNVPLSDDALRDILVECVRRSGLRNAYVEMLCTRGASPTFSRDPRDAVNQFIAFAVPYGSVANERQLREGLHLHLIDDVRRIPPESVDPQIKNYHWLDLVAGLLKGYDAGAESVVLKCTDGSIAEGPGFNIFVVRDGRLLTPDRGVLHGITRQTVFDLAASMGIDAQAGRVDDMQLCDADEVFITSTAGGIMPVTRLNDAAIGDGRPGPTTRRLFDAYWAKHEDPAWSLAVDYAGG is encoded by the coding sequence ATGAATATGCGGATTCTTCCCGTGGGCACCGTATCGCTGCGCGACGTCGCGCGGCCGGTCGGCAACGTCGCAGCACCCGCCGTGCGCGAAGCGGCGGCCGCGCTGGGCGCCGCGTTGCGCGCGTTTCGCGACGAACACGGCTTCGGCCGCGCGGTCGCCGCGCCGCAGATCGGCATCGGGCAGCGGATGATCGCGCTCGCGCTGGACGGCTGGCCCGACGTGATCGTGAACCCCGAGATCGTGTGGCGCAGCGACGCGCGGATGACGCTGTGGGACGACTGCATGTGCTTTCCCGACCTGCTCGTGCGCGTCGAGCGCCATGCGTCGGTGAGCGTGCGCTACACGACGCTCGACGGCGCGCCGCATCAACACGACGCACTGTCGCCCGATGTGTCGGAGCTGATGCAGCACGAGATCGATCATCTCGACGGCAAGCTGTCGTTCGATCGCGCGGCAGGGCCGAATGCGGTCGTGCATCGCAGCGTGTTCGATGCCGATCGCGCGTCGTTTGCTGCGCAGGTCGATTACGTCCCGAACGTTTCCGGAGCGCCGCATATGGCACCGCATGGCGTACCGCCGGTCGCAGCACCCGCGTTCCCGCCGGGCGCCGCGTACATGAACGGCCGCTTCATCCCGATTGCCGACGCGCGCGTGTCGGTGCTCGACTGGGGTTTCCTGCATTCCGACGTCACGTACGACACCGTGCACGTATGGAACGGCCGTTTCTTTCGTCTCGACCTGCATATCGCGCGGTTCCGGCGCTCGCTGGCGAAGCTGCGCCTGAACGTGCCGCTGAGCGACGATGCGCTGCGCGACATCCTCGTCGAGTGCGTGCGCCGCTCGGGGCTGCGCAATGCGTACGTCGAGATGCTGTGCACGCGCGGCGCATCGCCGACCTTCAGCCGCGACCCGCGCGACGCCGTGAACCAGTTCATCGCGTTCGCCGTGCCGTACGGTTCGGTCGCGAACGAGCGGCAGTTGCGCGAAGGGCTTCATCTGCACCTGATCGACGACGTGCGGCGGATTCCGCCCGAATCGGTCGATCCGCAGATCAAGAACTACCACTGGCTCGACCTCGTCGCGGGGCTGTTGAAGGGTTATGACGCGGGCGCGGAGTCGGTCGTGCTGAAGTGCACGGACGGCAGCATTGCCGAAGGCCCCGGATTCAACATCTTCGTCGTGCGCGACGGCCGGCTGCTCACGCCCGATCGCGGCGTGCTGCACGGCATCACGCGGCAGACCGTATTCGATCTGGCCGCGTCGATGGGCATCGACGCGCAGGCCGGCCGCGTCGACGATATGCAACTGTGCGACGCGGACGAAGTGTTCATCACGTCGACGGCCGGCGGGATCATGCCCGTCACGCGGCTGAACGACGCGGCGATCGGCGACGGCCGGCCTGGCCCGACGACGCGCCGGCTGTTCGATGCGTACTGGGCGAAGCACGAGGACCCGGCGTGGAGCCTGGCGGTCGACTACGCGGGCGGCTGA
- a CDS encoding type II toxin-antitoxin system VapC family toxin: MILVDTSVWIDHLRAGDATLATLLEAERVLIHPFVVGELALGSLRDREMVLDALRDLPAAAPATDDEVQRMIDIVPLHGLGIGYVDAHLLASVRLTSGSKLWTRDRRLLAAAERLQLAAHPAH; this comes from the coding sequence ATGATTCTGGTCGACACCTCCGTCTGGATCGATCACCTGCGGGCCGGCGACGCAACACTCGCCACATTGCTGGAAGCCGAACGGGTATTGATCCATCCGTTCGTCGTCGGCGAACTTGCACTCGGCAGCCTGCGTGATCGCGAGATGGTGCTGGACGCGCTACGCGACCTACCCGCCGCTGCCCCGGCAACCGATGATGAAGTTCAACGCATGATCGACATCGTGCCGCTTCACGGACTCGGCATTGGTTACGTCGATGCGCACCTGCTCGCATCGGTCCGGCTGACCAGCGGCAGCAAGCTGTGGACACGCGACCGTCGCCTGCTGGCCGCAGCCGAACGCCTGCAACTCGCCGCCCACCCCGCTCACTGA
- a CDS encoding type II toxin-antitoxin system VapB family antitoxin — MRTTLSLDDALLAKAQQLTGVTEKSALVREALRALIARESARRLARLGGTEPDLESIPRRPSEPA; from the coding sequence ATGCGCACCACCTTGTCGCTGGACGACGCCCTGCTCGCCAAAGCGCAGCAGTTGACTGGCGTCACCGAGAAGTCGGCGCTCGTCAGAGAAGCGCTGCGCGCGCTGATTGCCCGCGAAAGCGCACGACGGCTGGCGCGTCTCGGCGGCACCGAGCCCGATCTCGAATCCATCCCTCGCCGCCCGTCGGAGCCCGCATGA
- a CDS encoding Lrp/AsnC family transcriptional regulator, which yields MNPAAAPLDDFDLRILARLQHDNQITNQALAAEIGLSPPACLRRVKRLRDERYIQQDVAVVDPNKVGLPLTMLVLVQVERERVDLLDEFKRFLKSLPEVMQCYVVTGRADFVLMIAMRDIDHYEEFSTRVFRQHHNIRHFETMVVMSRVKVGLSLPIGIE from the coding sequence ATGAATCCCGCCGCCGCGCCGCTCGACGATTTCGACCTGCGGATCCTCGCCCGCCTCCAGCACGACAACCAGATCACCAACCAGGCGCTCGCCGCCGAGATCGGCCTGAGCCCGCCCGCCTGCCTGCGCCGCGTGAAGCGGCTGCGCGACGAGCGCTACATCCAGCAGGACGTTGCCGTCGTCGATCCGAACAAGGTCGGACTCCCGCTGACGATGCTCGTGCTCGTGCAGGTCGAGCGCGAACGGGTCGACCTGCTCGACGAATTCAAGCGGTTCCTGAAATCGCTGCCGGAAGTCATGCAGTGCTACGTGGTGACGGGCCGTGCCGATTTCGTGCTGATGATCGCGATGCGCGACATCGACCACTACGAAGAATTTTCCACGCGCGTGTTCCGCCAGCACCACAACATCCGCCACTTCGAGACGATGGTCGTGATGTCGCGCGTCAAGGTCGGTTTGTCGCTGCCGATCGGCATCGAGTGA